In Paramormyrops kingsleyae isolate MSU_618 chromosome 11, PKINGS_0.4, whole genome shotgun sequence, the genomic window tccgtaatgccccagagtccctcggggatgctgagctcatccagcttccgcaggtagttgcggccttcgatctcaagctgctgccacgtgctgttagggcccacagggatccagaaggtggagctggagggctcagcatgttctggctcaatctgacttccaggttgagtgtcagaagccacagataaggatggagatgagaactcatcttcaccccaggccaaggggagagcctcaggaagcccattagcatcctcagtcgtggatgctggagctgcaggggaagcctcccttctagagctgggtgatggcagctcctgtccgtaatggtcatcctcctcagctggtgattctccatccccatgctggacaccagtctctgtaccatgatgtaccacttgcagccgtgcagttgctacgtgcaataggctgggatccaactcctccccagtgagccgccaataa contains:
- the LOC140593370 gene encoding uncharacterized protein; this encodes MENLQSLALSVPSFYWRLTGEELDPSLLHVATARLQVVHHGTETGVQHGDGESPAEEDDHYGQELPSPSSRREASPAAPASTTEDANGLPEALPLAWGEDEFSSPSLSVASDTQPGSQIEPEHAEPSSSTFWIPVGPNSTWQQLEIEGRNYLRKLDELSIPEGLWGITDYGDDHTVVMSVHVPMHVSSSLRTWGMRQEERPPQRPAGTNQRKRKAEPDDTSGSSSPPPHKRPMRF